A stretch of Phoenix dactylifera cultivar Barhee BC4 chromosome 16, palm_55x_up_171113_PBpolish2nd_filt_p, whole genome shotgun sequence DNA encodes these proteins:
- the LOC103724172 gene encoding leucine-rich repeat extensin-like protein 3 — protein sequence MDLRIGFTGLLCFLLIYFSTATFFVHCEARSSRQSQNSLGFQEVKYPHRSLQLEVSKRLDIYSPSDPNYVGSPDSLPPFGDAMGPTSSPDENPPYCVYPPLTPLPPSTPLPTPIAPIQPSPPSPPLPPPPPPISTAPPVLTPIPPGYPTPPSPPEAAPSPPELVPSPPTYIPGPPSGIVPIPPAYGPSPPIYVPYPPPGIVPSPPGIVPSPPGVFPSPPGVVPSPPGVVPSPTPVVPSPTPVVPSPPGVVPSPPGFAPGPPIFLPPVVYPPPLAPPQAPGGPSRGLWCVAKPTVPEPIIQEAMNYACGSGADCDSIQPNGSCYQPDTLIAHASFAFNSYWQRTKGTGGTCDFGGTAMLVTKDPSYDGCRFIVY from the exons ATGGATCTAAGAATAGGCTTCACAGGATTACTCTGCTTCCTCCTCATCTATTTCTCTACTGCAACCTTCTTCGTTCATTGTG AGGCAAGAAGCTCAAGGCAGTCCCAGAACTCCTTAGGCTTTCAAGAGGTGAAATATCCACATAGAAGCTTACAACTTGAAGTGTCAAAGCGTTTGGACATCTACTCACCCTCAGATCCCAACTACGTAGGTTCTCCAGACTCATTGCCACCATTTGGTGATGCAATGGGCCCTACCTCCTCCCCCGATGAAAACCCGCCTTATTGTGTTTATCCCCCACTCACTCCCCTTCCACCTTCCACCCCCCTTCCAACCCCTATAGCCCCCATTCAACCATCACCACCATCTCCGcctctgcctccgcctccgccaccAATTTCCACTGCTCCGCCGGTCCTCACCCCGATCCCGCCGGGATATCCCACACCACCAAGCCCACCTGAGGCCGCCCCAAGTCCACCAGAATTGGTGCCAAGCCCACCAACCTACATTCCGGGTCCACCATCCGGCATCGTGCCAATTCCACCAGCATATGGGCCCAGCCCGCCTATCTATGTGCCATACCCGCCGCCAGGCATCGTCCCGAGCCCGCCGGGCATCGTCCCGAGCCCGCCGGGCGTCTTCCCGAGCCCGCCGGGCGTCGTCCCGAGCCCGCCGGGCGTCGTCCCGAGCCCGACGCCTGTCGTCCCGAGCCCGACGCCTGTCGTCCCGAGCCCGCCGGGCGTCGTCCCGAGCCCGCCAGGGTTCGCGCCCGGACCACCAATCTTCCTACCTCCGGTGGTATACCCACCGCCGCTCGCACCGCCGCAGGCGCCTGGCGGGCCTTCTCGGGGCCTTTGGTGCGTCGCAAAGCCCACCGTGCCGGAGCCCATAATCCAAGAGGCCATGAACTATGCATGTGGATCGGGAGCGGATTGTGACTCCATCCAGCCCAATGGGTCGTGCTACCAGCCTGATACGTTGATCGCTCACGCTTCCTTCGCGTTTAATAGCTACTGGCAGCGGACCAAGGGGACCGGGGGGACGTGCGATTTTGGAGGAACTGCCATGCTGGTGACCAAAGATCCAA GTTACGATGGTTGCCGGTTCATCGTCTACTAA
- the LOC103724170 gene encoding organic cation/carnitine transporter 2-like codes for MDDSTPLLLSYGPSETQHPKVKKAASPSFDDAVEHYVGGTSSYQLFQALFASLAWVFDAQQTFINVFTDAEPSWHCIRADDPSCSSTGNPCSLPKGSWAWDLPTHTSIVSEWDLECSRSALAGLPASAYFIGCLVGGLLLATLADSLLGRKKMLFFSCLTMSLAGALTVISPNVWVYSALRFICGFGRATVATCALVLSTEIVNKKWRDGVSIIGFVCFGLGFLSLPAIAYINRGSSWRTLYLWTSIPSFCYSILLYFLVQESPRWLLVRGRREEAIHILKSIAVSNGNVITSSFSTLVTSEDVGNVGIFTAMKILWEKRWAFRRLMAITTVAFGLGMVYYGMPLNVGNLTSNIYLSVTYNALAELPSSLITFFCIENFNRRSSSLILTTLSGVCSILCVFLKIEGLKLAVEVVSFFSACTALNVALIYSIELFPTCVRNSAISLVRQALVLGGVFAPILVVEGRRNSFLSFGVFGLVIGCCGLFAACLPETRGRSICDTMEEEEYNTMEEEEYKEIPSSNNPSVV; via the coding sequence ATGGACGACTCCACACCACTTCTCCTTTCTTACGGCCCGTCAGAAACCCAGCATCCAAAAGTAAAGAAGGCAGCTTCACCGTCATTCGACGACGCCGTCGAGCACTACGTCGGCGGCACCAGCTCGTACCAGCTCTTCCAAGCATTATTCGCTTCCCTTGCATGGGTTTTCGACGCCCAGCAGACCTTCATCAATGTCTTCACGGACGCTGAGCCCAGTTGGCACTGCATCCGCGCCGATGACCCATCGTGCTCATCGACGGGCAACCCTTGCAGTCTCCCCAAGGGCTCATGGGCATGGGACCTCCCCACGCACACCTCGATAGTATCCGAGTGGGACCTCGAGTGCTCTCGCTCGGCCCTCGCCGGCTTGCCGGCATCGGCCTACTTCATTGGCTGCCTCGTTGGAGGGCTCTTGCTTGCAACACTCGCCGACTCGCTGCTCGGCCGTAAGAAAATGCTCTTCTTCTCATGCCTCACCATGTCGCTCGCCGGAGCTCTGACCGTCATTTCGCCGAACGTATGGGTCTACTCAGCCTTGAGATTTATTTGCGGGTTTGGACGAGCCACCGTCGCCACCTGCGCCCTCGTGTTATCGACGGAGATCGTCAACAAAAAATGGCGAGATGGTGTCAGCATCATCGGATTCGTCTGTTTTGGGCTTGGCTTCCTATCTTTGCCGGCTATAGCCTACATTAATCGAGGATCATCCTGGAGGACTCTCTACCTGTGGACCTCGATTCCTtctttctgctactccattttGCTTTATTTTCTAGTCCAAGAATCTCCAAGATGGCTCCTAGTACGAGGGCGAAGAGAAGAGGCCATCCATATATTGAAGAGCATCGCGGTGTCGAATGGTAATGTGATCACTTCTAGCTTCTCGACTCTAGTAACCTCGGAAGATGTCGGAAACGTGGGCATCTTCACCGCCATGAAAATCCTTTGGGAGAAGAGATGGGCTTTTCGAAGGTTAATGGCGATCACGACGGTAGCCTTTGGCCTCGGGATGGTCTACTATGGGATGCCGCTGAATGTAGGGAATTTGACATCCAATATCTACTTGAGTGTCACATATAATGCATTAGCCGAACTGCCCTCATCGTTGATCACCTTCTTTTGCATCGAGAACTTCAACAGGAGGAGCTCGTCGCTCATACTAACAACCTTGAGTGGGGTGTGTAGCATTTTGTGTGTCTTCCTGAAGATTGAGGGGTTAAAGTTGGCAGTGGAGGTTGTGTCCTTCTTCAGCGCCTGCACTGCGTTGAATGTAGCTCTGATTTATAGCATTGAGTTATTTCCGACGTGTGTCAGGAACTCGGCAATCTCACTGGTGAGGCAGGCTCTTGTGCTCGGTGGAGTTTTTGCTCCCATCTTGGTGGTAGAAGGAAGGAGGAATAGTTTCTTATCGTTCGGAGTGTTTGGGCTGGTGATAGGCTGTTGCGGGCTGTTTGCTGCTTGCTTGCCGGAGACCAGAGGGAGGAGCATATGCGACACCATGGAGGAAGAAGAGTACAACACCATGGAGGAAGAAGAGTACAAGGAGATTCCCTCGTCCAATAACCCATCAGTAGTTTAA
- the LOC103724173 gene encoding pentatricopeptide repeat-containing protein At2g13600-like encodes MANLSPYRSQFLLKSCPNLRIGQSVHADVAKRGFDSNPFVRAEVVSLYSGHGSQRDVRQLLDEMTEPNAVIWNVAISRFFHAGDCNGAREIFDWIPSPNGVTWSAMIAGYAQNGRPRDSLLSFRRMRREESCAVVNPNIIAGVLSACAQLKDLGFGEQVHGCAVKIGTYTESDAFVGAALVNMYGRCGSMGLSRLAFDSVVSKSVVAWSSLVANYVRINNFPVAMEVFKEMIRSGAVPNNVTLTTMISACSGISCLFYGRELHAAVVRRRAEKPDIFVSTALIDMYCKCGSMSYACRVFQIDGSLLGCCPTPMWNAMISGCVTNNHLDDAFCLVRSLGRSLRSGAWLNSVTMAAILPACGKSLSLLYGKELHCYTLKYGLDKEVVVGNGLLDMYCKCGKVSSAKNQFDMMIEKNTISWTTLIDGYGAQGDGHGAIEVFEIMVREEKVEPDHVTFVALISACSHSGLVEEGLRYFELMTREYGITPTGENYGCLVDLLARAGHINEAMNVIRTMPIEPSSNVWGALLGACRIHGNVDGAELAMQHLLELEPERSGFQKLLSNIYAQVGRLDSAQNVCKETIALGVATRLGCSWLDKPSRFNEKKKRHGKQIHCSTA; translated from the coding sequence ATGGCCAATCTCTCACCATACCGCAGCCAATTCCTCCTCAAATCATGCCCAAATCTCCGAATCGGCCAATCTGTCCACGCCGATGTCGCAAAACGTGGCTTCGACTCCAATCCCTTCGTGAGGGCCGAAGTGGTCTCTCTGTACTCGGGTCACGGCTCTCAGCGCGACGTCCGGCAGCTGCTCGACGAAATGACCGAACCGAATGCTGTCATATGGAACGTGGCTATCTCGCGGTTCTTCCACGCAGGCGACTGCAATGGAGCTCGAGAGATCTTCGACTGGATTCCGTCGCCCAATGGCGTCACCTGGTCTGCCATGATTGCAGGGTATGCGCAGAATGGCCGTCCTCGTGATTCCTTGCTCTCATTTCGGAGaatgagaagagaggagtcaTGTGCTGTGGTGAATCCTAACATTATTGCTGGTGTTCTCTCGGCCTGTGCGCAGCTGAAAGATCTTGGTTTTGGAGAGCAAGTGCATGGTTGCGCAGTGAAGATCGGCACGTATACGGAATCCGATGCATTTGTGGGAGCCGCTCTTGTCAACATGTATGGTAGATGTGGCAGCATGGGCCTTTCTAGGCTGGCGTTTGACTCCGTGGTCTCGAAGAGTGTGGTGGCTTGGTCTTCACTCGTTGCAAATTACGTGCGGATTAATAATTTTCCCGTCGCAATGGAGGTCTTTAAGGAGATGATTCGGAGCGGTGCCGTACCAAATAATGTGACTCTGACCACCATGATCTCCGCATGCTCAGGTATCTCTTGTTTGTTCTACGGAAGGGAATTGCATGCAGCTGTGGTTCGAAGAAGAGCAGAGAAGCCCGACATATTTGTATCAACTGCATTGATCGACATGTATTGTAAGTGTGGTTCCATGTCGTATGCTTGTCGGGTTTTTCAAATCGATGGAAGTCTTTTAGGTTGTTGTCCGACCCCAATGTGGAATGCAATGATCTCAGGATGTGTAACAAACAATCATCTTgatgatgctttctgtttggtCCGATCCTTGGGCAGGTCATTGAGAAGTGGAGCATGGTTGAACTCTGTAACCATGGCAGCCATCCTTCCTGCTTGTGGTAAATCTCTGTCACTGCTTTATGGCAAGGAACTTCATTGTTATACTCTAAAGTATGGGTTGGACAAAGAGGTTGTTGTAGGGAATGGGCTTTTAGATATGTATTGCAAGTGTGGCAAGGTCAGCTCTGCAAAAAATCAATTTGATATGATGATCGAAAAGAATACGATCTCATGGACCACACTGATCGATGGCTATGGAGCACAAGGTGATGGGCATGGTGcgattgaagtttttgaaatcATGGTCAGAGAGGAAAAAGTGGAGCCAGACCATGTCACTTTTGTGGCTCTCATCTCTGCATGCAGTCATTCTGGTCTCGTGGAGGAAGGTCTTAGATACTTTGAACTGATGACTCGAGAGTATGGGATCACGCCCACTGGAGAAAATTATGGATGTTTAGTTGATCTCCTTGCTCGAGCTGGGCACATCAACGAGGCTATGAATGTCATCAGAACAATGCCCATAGAGCCGAGTTCTAATGTTTGGGGAGCCTTGCTTGGAGCTTGCAGGATTCACGGGAATGTTGATGGAGCAGAGTTGGCAATGCAACATCTGCTCGAGCTTGAACCAGAGCGAAGTGGCTTCCAGAAGTTGTTGTCAAATATATATGCTCAGGTGGGAAGATTGGATAGTGCTCAGAATGTGTGCAAGGAGACGATTGCATTGGGTGTGGCTACGAGGCTTGGTTGTAGTTGGTTGGATAAACCCTCCCGTttcaacgaaaaaaaaaagagacatgGCAAACAAATCCATTGCTCGACAGCGTAG